The following proteins are co-located in the Candida dubliniensis CD36 chromosome 3, complete sequence genome:
- a CDS encoding NADP(+)-dependent dehydrogenase, putative (Similar to S. cerevisiae TMA29), with amino-acid sequence MSSITLTSETQIKGKTAIITGGTRHLGGETARELAKLGANLFLHYRSDANQAENFKQELTKEFPDLKIEIYGSKLDKAEDLTKLFTTAKSKFPQGIDIAINNVGKVLKKPIIEVSEEEFDEMDIANNKSAFFFIKEAGINLNDNGKIVSVVTSLLAAYTDSYGLYQGTKSGVEYYSKAASKELHGRGISVNCCAPGPMDTPFLYGQETKESVAFFKTMGLHNRLTKVSDIVPIVRFLVTEGGWMTGQTLYASGGFTAH; translated from the coding sequence ATGAGTTCCATTACATTAACATCAGAAACCCAAATCAAAGGCAAAACTGCAATTATTACCGGTGGTACTAGACACTTGGGTGGCGAAACAGCCAGAGAATTGGCTAAATTAGGAgccaatttatttttacatTATAGACTGGATGCCAATCAAGCCgaaaatttcaaacaagaattaaCTAAAGAATTTCctgatttaaaaattgaaatttatgGTAGCAAATTGGATAAAGCTGAAGATTTGACTAAATTGTTTACTACTGCTAAACTGAAATTCCCTCAAGGTATTGACATTGCTATTAATAATGTTGGaaaagttttgaaaaaaccaattattgaagtatctgaagaagaatttgatgaaatggATATTGCTAATAATAAGAgtgcatttttttttattaaagaGGCAGGgattaatttaaatgataatggGAAGATTGTTTCTGTTGTCACTTCTTTATTAGCCGCTTACACTGATTCCTATGGATTATATCAAGGGACCAAGAGTGGAGTTGAATATTATAGTAAAGCTGCTTCAAAGGAATTGCATGGCCGTGGAATTAGTGTCAATTGTTGTGCTCCAGGTCCTATGGATACTCCATTCTTATATGGTCAAGAAACTAAAGAAAGTGTtgcttttttcaaaactatGGGATTACATAATAGATTGACAAAAGTTTCTGATATTGTTCCAATTGTTAGATTTTTGGTTACTGAAGGAGGTTGGATGACTGGTCAAACTTTGTATGCCTCTGGTGGGTTCACAGCCcattaa